A genomic stretch from Chitinophaga agri includes:
- a CDS encoding GNAT family N-acetyltransferase → MNTNIITAIINSYCRGFSNWSCYEGIPKYDAALRHHFSITGHHLHLRLDFSANGREVFVPLRYFSESGYHVFDFPVVERTLPDDQIHTIDEVSLLTIIADHLQEAYPDIHLRQALDNLSSFPCPTQIEVASVAAFNTQLLMTDISRQSEPEEWLVRDMLPIVASLGFRQQADENKLLSAIHQRCAQLLVDHPLLNSNKLTVHNVLLSFMLGQEKAMRPYHNPLHKAYYSSALIQPEGKGVVYSRYFPKENITVSIRPFDIDRDLEMVHEWFNREHAKKIWKMDWPLRELELYYRCMLPGNWSHSYIGEINGSPNYNFEVYWVVRDMLADYYDALPTDYGTHQFIAPVDPTLKFSSPSTQCMLDWVFAQPEVGKMVGEGSVESLAALMNKAHVGFRVEKVITLPHKKANLNFCYREWYWAKFPESRHLPAQTVTPTIKQTQHETISRI, encoded by the coding sequence ATGAACACAAATATCATCACTGCCATCATCAACAGCTATTGCAGAGGGTTCTCCAACTGGAGCTGTTATGAGGGCATTCCGAAATATGATGCTGCCCTTCGTCATCATTTCTCAATTACAGGACATCACCTTCATCTACGGCTGGACTTTAGCGCTAATGGCAGGGAAGTCTTTGTTCCGCTGCGTTATTTTTCAGAAAGCGGTTATCATGTATTCGATTTTCCGGTGGTAGAAAGAACACTCCCTGATGATCAGATCCATACGATCGACGAGGTAAGCTTGCTGACGATCATAGCGGACCATCTGCAGGAAGCCTATCCTGACATACATCTCCGCCAGGCTTTGGATAACCTGTCTTCTTTCCCCTGTCCAACGCAGATAGAAGTGGCGAGTGTCGCTGCGTTTAACACACAATTGCTGATGACGGATATCAGTCGACAATCGGAACCTGAAGAATGGCTGGTGCGGGATATGCTGCCTATAGTCGCCAGTCTCGGGTTCCGGCAGCAGGCAGATGAAAACAAACTACTCAGCGCTATCCATCAAAGGTGTGCCCAGTTATTGGTCGACCATCCGTTGTTAAACAGTAATAAGCTGACAGTCCATAATGTGCTGTTATCCTTTATGCTGGGGCAGGAGAAGGCAATGCGTCCGTATCATAATCCGCTGCATAAGGCATACTATTCTTCTGCGCTTATTCAGCCGGAAGGAAAGGGCGTTGTATACAGCCGCTATTTTCCGAAAGAAAATATCACTGTCAGCATAAGGCCATTCGATATCGACCGGGATCTGGAGATGGTGCACGAATGGTTTAACCGTGAGCATGCAAAGAAGATCTGGAAGATGGACTGGCCGCTGCGTGAGCTGGAATTGTATTACCGGTGTATGTTGCCCGGCAACTGGTCACATAGCTATATCGGAGAGATCAATGGGTCGCCTAATTACAACTTCGAAGTCTATTGGGTAGTACGTGATATGTTAGCCGACTACTATGATGCCCTGCCTACAGATTATGGCACTCATCAGTTTATTGCACCTGTAGATCCTACACTTAAATTTTCATCACCTTCTACGCAATGTATGCTCGACTGGGTGTTCGCTCAGCCGGAGGTAGGCAAAATGGTTGGCGAGGGATCAGTAGAGTCGCTGGCCGCATTAATGAATAAAGCGCATGTGGGGTTCCGGGTGGAAAAAGTGATCACACTGCCGCATAAAAAAGCCAATCTTAATTTTTGTTACCGTGAATGGTATTGGGCGAAGTTCCCGGAGAGCCGGCATCTTCCCGCACAAACCGTTACTCCAACAATTAAACAAACACAACATGAAACAATCTCCCGTATATAA
- a CDS encoding creatininase family protein — translation MKRIAGISCLLLVISTCVWAQAPEQVLIEAMTSRELSARVAAGAQTVLIFSGGTEASGPHLVLGKHNYRVYRYATQIADSLGNTLVAPVLPFAPNSPVLEQYPGTISLTEPTFSDVNEQLARSMAASGFRYIVLMSDHFNSQRPLKALAAKLDSALSKKGVRVFFSSDGYEKARAQIEAGIARQGLVPGGHGGLWDTAETWAVLPAAVRTAYFAAGDTTHLGNGPLDAAGVSGDPCHATPEQGRQFGQLRVQLAVREIRQWLSQVKQ, via the coding sequence ATGAAAAGAATAGCTGGTATTAGTTGCCTGCTGCTGGTGATATCTACCTGTGTATGGGCGCAGGCACCCGAACAGGTATTGATAGAAGCAATGACATCGCGGGAGCTTTCCGCACGTGTTGCTGCCGGTGCGCAGACTGTACTCATCTTCAGTGGAGGTACAGAAGCCTCGGGTCCTCATCTGGTCCTGGGTAAACATAACTATCGTGTGTACAGATATGCCACACAGATTGCGGATAGTCTTGGTAATACCCTTGTGGCTCCCGTGTTGCCATTTGCTCCTAACAGTCCGGTATTGGAGCAGTATCCTGGTACCATATCATTGACTGAGCCGACCTTCTCTGATGTGAATGAACAGCTGGCTAGAAGTATGGCTGCTTCCGGATTTCGTTATATCGTTTTGATGAGCGACCACTTTAACAGTCAGCGTCCTTTAAAAGCGCTGGCTGCAAAGCTGGATAGTGCGCTTAGTAAAAAAGGAGTACGGGTGTTCTTTTCCAGTGATGGATATGAAAAAGCAAGAGCACAGATAGAAGCTGGCATTGCCCGCCAGGGTCTTGTGCCTGGTGGCCATGGAGGACTATGGGATACCGCGGAAACATGGGCGGTGTTACCAGCAGCAGTGCGTACAGCGTATTTCGCTGCAGGCGACACTACGCATTTAGGCAATGGTCCGCTGGATGCCGCAGGCGTATCTGGTGATCCCTGTCATGCAACGCCTGAGCAGGGCAGACAGTTTGGTCAGCTGCGGGTGCAACTGGCGGTCCGCGAAATACGTCAATGGCTGTCACAGGTAAAACAATAA